From the genome of Abyssicoccus albus, one region includes:
- a CDS encoding acyl carrier protein — MANAEQIKEIIADKLDVEREKVVETASFKEDLEADSLDIAELVMELEDEFDTEIPDEEAEKIQTVGDAINYIDSL, encoded by the coding sequence ATGGCAAACGCTGAACAAATTAAAGAAATTATCGCAGATAAATTAGACGTAGAACGTGAAAAAGTTGTTGAAACAGCATCATTTAAAGAAGATTTAGAAGCGGATTCATTAGATATTGCTGAACTTGTTATGGAACTTGAAGATGAGTTCGATACTGAGATTCCAGATGAAGAGGCTGAAAAAATCCAAACGGTTGGAGATGCAATCAACTACATTGATTCATTATAA
- the plsX gene encoding phosphate acyltransferase PlsX produces the protein MKIAIDLMGGDNAPDVTKVAVNKFVKDYNDVEILVFGHQDHNDFDHERIEFIHCEDVVTMEDDPVRSVKRKKDSSMMQMIQYMKEHREVAGLSAGSTGALMSGGLFILGRIPTIERPALANMLPTKSTKGFFFLDIGANSQNKPEHLVQYAKMGSIYMEKMNGISAPTVGLLNIGTEEKKGTDLTKETHQRLKETDLNYIGYVESRSILKDSADVVVTDGFTGNMVLKSIEGTASFMMDVIKESMMQNIIRKFSALSLKHAFKDVKKTLDYTEYGGAILLGLDGTLVKAHGSSNEKAIYSGLRQCYQLTQNEVTQKIKYSILEGSDE, from the coding sequence ATGAAAATTGCAATAGACTTAATGGGTGGAGATAATGCACCTGATGTAACTAAAGTAGCTGTAAACAAATTTGTTAAGGATTATAATGATGTGGAAATTTTAGTGTTTGGTCATCAAGACCATAATGACTTTGATCATGAGCGGATTGAGTTTATCCATTGTGAAGACGTTGTAACAATGGAAGATGACCCTGTAAGAAGTGTCAAGCGTAAGAAAGATTCAAGTATGATGCAAATGATTCAATACATGAAAGAACATCGAGAAGTTGCCGGATTATCGGCAGGTAGTACGGGGGCTTTAATGAGTGGTGGACTTTTTATTTTGGGCAGAATCCCAACGATTGAGCGACCAGCACTTGCGAATATGTTACCTACTAAATCGACTAAAGGATTTTTCTTTTTAGATATTGGTGCAAACAGTCAGAATAAACCGGAACATTTGGTACAATACGCAAAAATGGGTTCGATTTATATGGAAAAAATGAACGGCATCAGCGCTCCAACGGTTGGACTGTTAAATATTGGGACTGAAGAAAAGAAAGGGACAGATTTAACGAAGGAGACACATCAACGATTAAAAGAAACAGACTTGAATTACATAGGCTATGTAGAGTCTAGATCAATACTTAAAGACAGTGCAGATGTAGTAGTAACTGATGGCTTTACTGGAAATATGGTGTTGAAGTCTATTGAAGGTACAGCATCATTTATGATGGATGTCATCAAGGAGAGTATGATGCAAAATATCATTCGAAAATTCAGTGCTTTATCACTAAAACATGCGTTCAAAGATGTTAAGAAGACACTTGATTATACTGAGTATGGTGGTGCGATTTTACTAGGGTTAGACGGGACGTTAGTGAAAGCACATGGCTCAAGTAATGAGAAGGCTATTTATTCAGGTTTAAGACAGTGTTATCAATTAACACAAAATGAAGTGACGCAAAAAATAAAGTATTCAATCCTTGAAGGAAGTGACGAATGA
- a CDS encoding ACP S-malonyltransferase: MKKVVLFPGQGSQTVGMFEKMVEGIDEQTKQHVNRQITALSNVVNQSFESLVNTDEAQLNITMNTQPALYIHSIVLYQYMESLGFEADLYIGHSLGELTALAASKVYSLDDGVKITRQRGELMDNAYPKGVGSMAAILKMDDHKLLELIGMIDKENHRLSIANFNTPSQTVITGHYNAVEEFVSRCKEYGAKKAIQLNVSGPFHSPLMKTIEEPFKSYVQQLNTTSSMKPIIGNYSAKEEKVQERLIDHLVKQLYSPVRFVESIERAIELGATEFIEVGNQSVLANLVKIIIKEKGYNKDAFKVTSIQTIKEAKEYLDE; encoded by the coding sequence ATGAAAAAAGTTGTATTATTTCCAGGACAAGGCTCTCAAACAGTTGGTATGTTTGAAAAGATGGTAGAAGGGATTGATGAACAAACTAAACAACATGTGAATAGACAAATCACGGCACTATCAAATGTAGTAAATCAAAGCTTTGAATCATTAGTGAATACGGATGAAGCTCAACTAAATATTACGATGAATACTCAACCCGCTTTATATATTCACAGTATCGTCTTGTATCAATACATGGAATCATTAGGTTTTGAAGCAGATTTATACATTGGGCATAGTCTTGGTGAACTTACTGCACTTGCGGCAAGTAAAGTATATTCTTTAGATGATGGTGTTAAAATAACTCGTCAACGTGGTGAATTGATGGATAATGCATACCCTAAAGGTGTTGGAAGTATGGCAGCAATTTTAAAGATGGATGATCACAAGTTGTTAGAGTTGATAGGGATGATTGATAAAGAAAACCATCGACTATCGATAGCGAACTTTAATACGCCATCACAGACTGTCATTACAGGACACTATAATGCCGTTGAAGAATTTGTCAGCCGATGCAAAGAATATGGCGCCAAAAAGGCGATTCAATTGAATGTGAGTGGGCCATTCCATTCACCACTGATGAAAACGATAGAAGAACCATTTAAATCGTATGTTCAACAATTGAACACGACTAGTAGTATGAAGCCAATCATTGGGAATTATAGTGCCAAAGAAGAGAAAGTACAGGAACGATTAATTGATCATTTAGTGAAGCAGTTATACTCACCTGTTCGATTTGTTGAATCGATTGAAAGAGCGATTGAATTAGGTGCAACAGAATTTATAGAAGTTGGTAATCAATCAGTATTAGCAAATTTAGTGAAGATAATTATTAAAGAAAAAGGCTATAATAAAGATGCATTTAAGGTGACAAGTATACAAACGATTAAAGAAGCAAAGGAGTATTTAGATGAGTAA
- the rnc gene encoding ribonuclease III: protein MSKKEKLLHHFNQSFDEFMNQLHLEYNHLELFQQAFSHSSFVNDFKLPKLSHNERLEFLGDAVLELMVSNYVYHNYPHLPEGKLTKMRAAIVCEPSLVIYANQLNLNRLILLGKGEEKTGGRMRPALIADVFEAFIGALYLDQGYEVVKSFLTEYIYPVVESQSITEVIDYKTQLQEYIHQKTHQTVTYELIEEDGPAHNKLFTSVCMIDGEIIGKGSGRTKKMSEQDAAKVALQKYERGKM, encoded by the coding sequence ATGTCTAAGAAAGAGAAATTACTTCACCATTTTAATCAATCATTTGATGAATTTATGAATCAACTGCACTTGGAATATAATCACTTAGAATTATTTCAACAAGCATTTTCACATTCATCTTTTGTCAATGATTTTAAATTGCCGAAATTAAGTCATAACGAACGGTTAGAGTTTTTAGGAGATGCAGTATTAGAATTGATGGTATCGAATTATGTCTATCATAACTATCCCCATTTACCTGAAGGTAAATTAACTAAAATGAGAGCTGCGATAGTGTGTGAGCCATCACTTGTAATTTATGCAAATCAGTTAAATTTGAATCGTTTAATTTTACTCGGTAAAGGAGAGGAAAAAACAGGTGGAAGAATGCGTCCTGCATTAATTGCTGATGTGTTCGAAGCTTTCATTGGTGCACTATATTTAGATCAAGGTTATGAAGTCGTAAAGTCATTTTTAACTGAATATATTTATCCAGTTGTTGAAAGCCAATCGATTACTGAAGTGATTGATTATAAAACACAGCTCCAAGAATATATTCACCAAAAAACGCATCAAACAGTTACTTATGAATTAATTGAAGAGGATGGACCGGCACATAACAAACTATTTACATCTGTATGTATGATTGATGGTGAAATCATTGGTAAAGGGTCTGGACGTACGAAAAAAATGAGTGAACAAGATGCTGCTAAAGTAGCGTTGCAAAAATACGAAAGAGGCAAAATGTAG
- the fabG gene encoding 3-oxoacyl-[acyl-carrier-protein] reductase, translating into MSKIVLVTGASRGIGRAIALKFAKPDHHVIVNYAGNKEKALSVKEEIESLGATSEVYQCNVSDMESVQEMFKHIKSEHTKIDVIVNNAGITRDTLLMRMKETDFNDVIDTNLKGVFNVIKSASRLVLKNPTAKIINVSSVVGVTGNPGQANYVASKAGVIGLTKTVAQEFGPKGITCNAVAPGFIVSDMTDELSDEIKEKILAQIPMKSFGDVEDIANAVEFLASDKARYINGQTLHVNGGMFMN; encoded by the coding sequence ATGAGTAAAATTGTTTTAGTAACTGGTGCTTCAAGAGGGATAGGACGAGCGATTGCATTGAAGTTTGCAAAACCAGACCATCATGTGATTGTAAATTATGCAGGAAATAAAGAAAAAGCATTGTCTGTAAAAGAAGAAATCGAATCACTAGGAGCTACTTCAGAAGTGTACCAATGTAACGTAAGTGATATGGAGTCAGTACAAGAAATGTTCAAACATATTAAGTCAGAACATACAAAGATTGATGTCATCGTAAATAACGCAGGAATTACACGAGACACATTGCTCATGAGAATGAAAGAAACTGATTTTAATGATGTGATTGACACGAATTTAAAAGGTGTATTCAACGTTATAAAATCAGCTTCTAGATTAGTGCTTAAAAATCCAACGGCCAAAATTATTAATGTTTCTAGTGTTGTAGGTGTCACTGGTAATCCTGGGCAAGCAAACTATGTTGCAAGTAAAGCGGGGGTTATCGGTTTGACAAAAACAGTAGCGCAAGAATTCGGACCGAAAGGTATTACATGTAATGCAGTTGCACCTGGATTTATTGTATCTGATATGACAGACGAACTCAGTGATGAAATTAAAGAGAAGATTCTTGCACAAATTCCAATGAAATCATTTGGAGATGTTGAGGATATAGCGAATGCGGTAGAATTCTTAGCAAGTGATAAAGCGAGATATATAAATGGTCAGACATTACATGTCAATGGCGGTATGTTTATGAATTAA
- the smc gene encoding chromosome segregation protein SMC produces the protein MVYLKKIDAYGFKSFAHKVTVEFDAGITGIVGPNGSGKSNITDAIKWVLGEQSAKKLRGQKMQDVIFSGTKTKKPLNYAEVTLFLDNSSGALNIDDNELIVSRRLYRNGDSEYLLNKEPARLKDVIDLFMDSGLGKDAFSIISQGKVDEVLNAKAIDRRVYVEEVAGVLKYKKKKEQSSDKLNKTIDNLNRVNDILSELESRVEPLKRDSEIAKEYLALSDELKTVDVQTHVYEIHHQNEAYDRIKKHVLELEDIIELNKSRYKKLSNEQENNKEERKTLEDQISELHQQRVKEIEQKTRYDGQIELIKERINMGSQSQDDLIDQLEQLTKEENSINASLEQLNKDITSNQSKGLALTNQLNDLKSQRTNIDSDNTRSIDDIRDEYYAIKTKEVELKNEIHMIENDLDRKSHERQRFEKRHQQLLKERTVLEDKEEDLRQQLSQLNTQLEEKRIEYKQLNQTIETLQQQYEQNGSKLTEAKRLFQEHQYKIGMLKRNIDNLSGYFQGVKAILNSTHLKGIHGTVADLIKIDSKYVTAIETALGNRLQSIVVDRSVDARRAIQFLKDHKKGRATFIPIESVSQQNILNVQQIRHMNGYIGLCHEVIEYQPKYKYIMEQALSKTVLVDTLANANEISREMNYKVRIVTLDGEIVSPGGSMTGGYKNTTTSVLNDKADYESMIKSTPLYEQKLNNLEQTVSEQYFKLKELQSDLSMCSEEGSRISEKVNSIDLELMKALESKDFITEQIEFIKVDSSSNEGVQQLSILREEKESISKKLNDLEQLLERTSQTDEERAKEKERLIEEEQQLNVELNIVQTDIKHSQSKIVEYQHRLKDIDAQIKYIHDKKTRTSSDDEQNEQQIIELEEKLLNINASLQQTINQIESWQQKLSLIDSTINQNDTSLKQFSEMIQMKSTELNQAKQKLARIDIQIEQHIEALSEDYRLSYDEAKSTYGLTEEIANAKQKVKLLKKSIDELGSINMNAIEEYETVKTRYDFLNDERNDLQSAYNTLTHIIQELDNEVRTRFQHTFDEINNHFKETFAQLFGGGQAELQLTEEDYLTAGIELFIQPPGKKVKSLSLMSGGERALTALALLFAILKVRSAPFVILDEVEAALDDANVIRYANYLNQLKSDTQFIIITHRKGTMENVDRLFGVTMEQSGISKLVSVNLKEIDQMEGVN, from the coding sequence GTGGTTTATCTAAAAAAAATAGATGCGTACGGATTTAAATCATTTGCCCATAAAGTAACTGTAGAATTTGATGCAGGAATTACCGGAATTGTTGGGCCTAATGGATCTGGTAAAAGTAATATAACGGATGCGATTAAATGGGTTCTTGGTGAGCAGTCTGCAAAAAAACTACGTGGTCAAAAAATGCAAGATGTGATCTTCTCAGGCACAAAAACGAAAAAACCTTTAAACTACGCAGAGGTGACTCTATTTCTAGATAATTCAAGTGGAGCGCTGAATATAGATGATAATGAATTGATTGTCTCAAGACGATTATACCGTAATGGTGATAGTGAGTATTTACTTAATAAAGAACCGGCAAGATTAAAAGATGTTATCGATTTATTTATGGATTCTGGACTTGGAAAAGATGCGTTTAGTATTATATCACAAGGAAAAGTAGATGAAGTTTTAAATGCTAAAGCTATTGATCGTCGAGTATATGTCGAAGAAGTTGCAGGCGTGTTGAAATACAAAAAGAAAAAAGAACAATCTAGTGATAAATTAAATAAAACAATCGATAATTTAAATCGAGTGAATGACATATTAAGCGAACTTGAATCAAGAGTAGAGCCGTTAAAAAGAGATAGTGAAATTGCGAAAGAATACTTAGCGCTTTCTGATGAATTGAAAACGGTCGATGTTCAAACACATGTCTATGAGATTCATCATCAAAATGAAGCTTATGATCGAATAAAAAAGCATGTGTTAGAACTAGAAGATATTATTGAATTAAATAAATCTCGCTATAAAAAACTATCCAATGAACAAGAGAATAATAAAGAAGAGCGTAAAACGTTAGAAGACCAAATTTCAGAGCTACATCAGCAGAGAGTCAAAGAAATTGAACAAAAGACTCGATATGATGGACAAATCGAATTGATTAAAGAACGAATTAATATGGGAAGTCAATCACAAGATGATTTAATAGATCAACTTGAGCAGTTGACAAAAGAAGAAAATTCAATCAACGCTTCGCTTGAACAATTAAATAAAGATATCACATCGAATCAAAGTAAAGGATTAGCATTAACTAATCAACTTAATGATCTTAAATCACAACGAACAAATATTGATTCCGACAATACACGGTCAATCGATGATATTAGAGATGAATATTATGCGATTAAAACAAAAGAAGTCGAATTAAAGAATGAAATTCACATGATTGAGAATGACTTAGATCGGAAATCTCATGAAAGACAACGGTTCGAAAAAAGACATCAACAACTACTAAAAGAGCGAACTGTATTAGAGGATAAAGAAGAAGATTTAAGGCAACAGTTAAGCCAATTAAATACACAATTAGAAGAGAAAAGAATTGAATACAAGCAGTTGAATCAAACAATTGAAACGTTACAGCAACAATACGAACAAAATGGATCGAAATTGACTGAAGCAAAGCGTCTTTTCCAAGAGCATCAATATAAAATTGGTATGTTAAAGCGAAATATAGACAACTTATCGGGCTATTTTCAAGGGGTAAAAGCAATATTAAATTCAACACATTTAAAAGGTATTCATGGAACAGTTGCCGATTTAATTAAAATTGATTCTAAGTATGTTACTGCGATCGAAACGGCCCTTGGAAATCGATTGCAATCAATTGTAGTCGATCGATCAGTTGATGCTAGACGTGCAATTCAATTTTTAAAAGATCATAAAAAAGGTAGAGCGACATTTATACCGATAGAGTCAGTGTCACAACAAAATATACTCAATGTTCAGCAGATAAGACATATGAATGGATACATTGGATTGTGTCATGAAGTCATAGAGTATCAACCTAAATATAAATATATTATGGAACAAGCGTTATCTAAAACCGTGTTAGTCGATACACTGGCAAATGCGAATGAAATCAGTCGTGAAATGAATTATAAGGTAAGGATTGTGACACTTGATGGTGAGATTGTAAGCCCTGGTGGTTCGATGACTGGAGGGTATAAAAATACTACGACGTCGGTATTAAACGATAAAGCTGACTATGAATCTATGATAAAGAGTACACCGTTATATGAACAAAAATTAAATAACTTGGAACAAACGGTTAGTGAACAATACTTTAAATTGAAGGAATTACAAAGTGACTTATCGATGTGCTCTGAGGAAGGTAGTCGAATAAGTGAAAAAGTTAATTCAATCGATTTAGAACTTATGAAAGCATTAGAGTCTAAAGACTTCATCACCGAACAAATCGAATTTATAAAAGTGGATTCTAGTTCTAATGAAGGGGTTCAACAATTAAGTATACTTCGTGAAGAGAAGGAAAGTATTTCAAAAAAATTAAATGACTTAGAACAATTGTTAGAGAGAACGTCTCAAACAGATGAAGAACGAGCAAAAGAGAAAGAACGATTGATTGAAGAAGAGCAACAACTGAATGTTGAATTAAATATAGTTCAAACCGACATTAAACATAGTCAATCGAAAATTGTTGAATATCAGCATCGTCTGAAAGATATTGACGCTCAAATCAAATACATTCATGACAAAAAGACTAGAACATCTTCTGATGATGAACAAAATGAACAGCAAATTATAGAACTTGAAGAGAAACTATTAAATATTAATGCATCACTTCAACAGACAATTAATCAAATAGAATCATGGCAACAAAAATTAAGTTTAATAGATTCAACAATTAATCAAAATGATACATCCCTAAAGCAATTCTCAGAAATGATACAAATGAAATCAACAGAACTTAATCAAGCCAAACAGAAATTAGCGCGTATTGATATTCAAATCGAGCAACATATTGAAGCATTAAGCGAAGATTATAGGTTAAGTTATGATGAAGCAAAATCAACTTATGGATTAACTGAAGAGATAGCAAACGCGAAACAAAAAGTTAAATTACTCAAAAAATCAATTGATGAACTTGGATCAATTAACATGAATGCGATTGAAGAATACGAAACGGTTAAGACTCGGTATGATTTTTTAAACGATGAACGAAATGACTTACAATCAGCATACAATACGTTGACACATATAATTCAAGAGTTAGATAATGAAGTGAGAACTAGATTTCAGCATACATTTGATGAAATAAATAATCATTTTAAAGAAACATTTGCACAGCTTTTTGGTGGAGGTCAAGCTGAATTACAATTGACTGAAGAGGACTATTTGACAGCAGGTATTGAATTATTTATTCAACCACCAGGTAAAAAAGTAAAGAGTTTATCATTGATGAGTGGTGGAGAGAGAGCACTCACAGCACTTGCACTATTATTTGCGATATTAAAGGTCAGAAGTGCACCATTTGTAATTTTAGATGAAGTTGAAGCTGCATTAGATGATGCCAATGTAATTCGTTATGCAAATTATTTAAATCAGTTAAAATCAGACACTCAATTTATTATCATTACGCATCGTAAAGGGACGATGGAAAATGTAGATAGACTATTTGGAGTGACCATGGAACAATCTGGAATCTCAAAACTTGTAAGCGTAAATCTTAAAGAAATTGATCAAATGGAAGGAGTTAACTAA